One genomic window of Citrobacter sp. Marseille-Q6884 includes the following:
- a CDS encoding prepilin peptidase-dependent protein, protein MKKQQGYTLIETLVVMLIVTVVGASGLYGWQYWQQQQRLWQTACQVRDYLLQLREDANWHNRDHALSVIREGRSWCIVSSAVSQQACQPVSPEVFLPHWDDVEMVEITPSLTFFGLRNTAWAGHIRLKNAAGEWWLVISSSGRIRLCARGETEACR, encoded by the coding sequence ATGAAAAAACAACAAGGCTACACCCTTATTGAAACCCTGGTGGTGATGCTCATTGTCACGGTTGTTGGTGCGTCAGGGCTGTACGGCTGGCAATACTGGCAGCAGCAGCAACGCTTGTGGCAAACCGCCTGTCAGGTACGGGACTACCTGCTGCAATTGCGTGAGGATGCCAACTGGCATAACCGCGATCACGCCCTCAGCGTTATCAGAGAAGGGCGGTCGTGGTGCATTGTCAGCTCCGCCGTTTCTCAGCAAGCATGCCAGCCTGTCTCTCCAGAGGTGTTTTTACCGCACTGGGACGATGTTGAGATGGTGGAAATCACGCCTTCACTGACTTTCTTTGGCCTGCGCAACACGGCATGGGCGGGGCACATCCGGCTGAAAAATGCCGCGGGCGAGTGGTGGCTGGTGATATCCAGCTCGGGTCGAATCAGACTTTGTGCGCGTGGAGAAACAGAAGCATGTCGATAA
- the thyA gene encoding thymidylate synthase yields MKQYLELMQKVLDEGTQKNDRTGTGTLSIFGHQMRFNLQEGFPLVTTKRCHLRSIIHELLWFLQGDTNVAYLHENNVSIWDEWADENGNLGPVYGKQWRAWPTPDGRHIDQITTVLNQLKNDPDSRRIIVSAWNVGELDKMALAPCHAFFQFYVADGKLSCQLYQRSCDVFLGLPFNIASYALLVHMMAQQCDLEVGDFVWTGGDTHLYSNHMEQTHLQLSREPRALPKLVIKRKPDSLFDYRFEDFEIEGYDPHPGIKAPVAI; encoded by the coding sequence ATGAAACAGTATTTAGAACTGATGCAAAAAGTGCTGGATGAAGGCACACAGAAAAACGACCGTACCGGAACCGGAACGCTTTCCATTTTTGGTCATCAGATGCGTTTTAATCTGCAGGAAGGGTTCCCGCTGGTTACGACTAAACGCTGCCATTTGCGCTCAATCATTCATGAGCTGCTGTGGTTCTTGCAGGGCGACACAAACGTGGCCTACCTGCATGAAAACAATGTCTCAATTTGGGATGAATGGGCTGACGAAAACGGCAACCTTGGCCCGGTCTACGGTAAACAGTGGCGTGCATGGCCAACGCCGGATGGCCGCCATATTGACCAGATCACCACGGTGCTCAACCAGCTGAAAAATGACCCGGACTCTCGCCGCATTATCGTTTCCGCCTGGAACGTGGGTGAGCTGGATAAAATGGCGCTGGCTCCGTGCCACGCGTTCTTCCAGTTCTATGTGGCGGACGGCAAACTTTCCTGCCAGTTGTATCAGCGTTCATGTGATGTGTTCCTCGGCCTGCCGTTTAACATCGCCAGTTATGCCTTACTGGTTCATATGATGGCGCAGCAGTGCGATCTTGAAGTGGGTGATTTTGTCTGGACCGGTGGCGATACGCACCTGTACAGCAACCATATGGAGCAAACTCACCTGCAACTCAGCCGTGAACCACGTGCGTTGCCGAAGCTGGTTATCAAACGTAAGCCCGACTCTCTCTTCGACTACCGTTTCGAAGATTTCGAGATTGAAGGTTACGATCCGCACCCCGGCATTAAAGCGCCGGTCGCTATCTGA
- the lgt gene encoding prolipoprotein diacylglyceryl transferase codes for MTSSYLHFPDFDPVIFSIGPVALHWYGLMYLVGFIFAMWLATRRANRPGSGWTKNEVENLLYAGFLGVFLGGRIGYVLFYNFPLFLDNPLYLFRVWDGGMSFHGGLIGVILVMIIFAKRTKRSFFQVSDFIAPLIPFGLGAGRLGNFINGELWGRVDPNFKYAMLFPGSRTEDILLLQTNPQWQSIFDTYGSLPRHASQLYEMALEGVVLFIILNLFIRKPRPMGSVSGLFLIGYGAFRIIVEFFRQPDAQFTGTWVQYISMGQILSIPMIVAGIIMMVWAYRRSPQQHVS; via the coding sequence ATGACCAGTAGCTATCTGCATTTTCCGGATTTCGATCCGGTCATTTTCTCAATTGGACCCGTCGCACTTCACTGGTACGGCCTGATGTATTTGGTGGGGTTTATTTTTGCGATGTGGCTGGCGACGCGCCGCGCTAACCGCCCAGGGAGTGGCTGGACTAAAAACGAAGTCGAAAACTTACTTTATGCAGGCTTCCTTGGGGTTTTCCTCGGTGGACGTATCGGCTACGTGCTGTTCTACAACTTCCCGCTCTTCCTGGATAATCCGCTGTATCTGTTCCGCGTCTGGGACGGTGGTATGTCCTTCCACGGCGGTCTTATCGGCGTAATTCTGGTGATGATTATCTTCGCCAAACGTACCAAGCGCTCGTTCTTTCAGGTGTCTGATTTTATTGCGCCGCTGATTCCATTTGGTCTGGGTGCAGGGCGTCTGGGCAACTTTATCAACGGCGAGTTGTGGGGGCGCGTTGATCCGAACTTCAAATATGCCATGCTGTTCCCTGGCTCCCGCACTGAAGATATCCTACTGCTGCAAACTAACCCGCAGTGGCAGTCCATTTTCGATACTTACGGCTCACTGCCTCGCCATGCTTCTCAGCTTTATGAAATGGCGCTGGAAGGGGTTGTGCTGTTTATCATTCTGAACCTGTTCATTCGTAAACCACGCCCGATGGGGTCGGTTTCCGGTCTGTTCCTGATCGGCTACGGCGCGTTCCGTATCATCGTCGAGTTCTTCCGCCAGCCGGACGCCCAGTTCACCGGTACATGGGTGCAGTACATCAGCATGGGACAGATTCTGTCCATCCCGATGATTGTCGCAGGTATTATTATGATGGTTTGGGCGTATCGCCGCAGCCCACAGCAACACGTTTCCTGA
- the ptsP gene encoding phosphoenolpyruvate--protein phosphotransferase, translating into MLTRLREIVEKVASAPRLNEALNILVTDICLAMDTEVCSVYLADHDRRCYYLMATRGLKKPRGRTVALAFDEGIVGLVGRLAEPINLADAQKHPSFKYIPSVKEERFRAFLGVPIIQRRQLLGVLVVQQRELRQYDESEESFLVTLATQMAAILSQSQLTALFGQYRQTRIRALPAAPGVAIAEGWQDATLPLMEQVYQASTLDPALERERLTGALEEAASEFRRYSKRFTAGAQKETAAIFDLYSHLLSDTRLRRELFAEVDKGSVAEWAVKTIIEKFAEQFAALSDSYLKERAGDLRALGQRLLFHLDDSIQGPNAWPERFVLVADELSATTLAELPQDRLVGVVVRDGAANSHAAIMVRALGIPTVMGADIQPSVLHRRTLVVDGYRGELLVDPEPVLIQEYQRLISEEIELSRLAEDDVNQPAQLKSGERVKVMLNAGLSPEHEEKLGSRIDGIGLYRTEIPFMLQSGFPSEEEQVAQYQGMLQMFNDKPVTLRTLDVGADKQLPYMPISEENPCLGWRGIRITLDQPEIFLIQVRAMLRANAATGNLSILLPMVTSIDEVDEARRLIERAGREVEEMIGYAIPKPRIGIMLEVPSMVFMLPHLANRIDFISVGTNDLTQYILAVDRNNTRVASIYDSLHPGMLRALAMIAQEAEKSGIDLRLCGEMAGDPMCVTILIGLGFRHLSMNGRSVARVKYLLRHIDFNEAQTLAQRSLEAQLATEVRHQVAAFMERRGMGGLIRGGL; encoded by the coding sequence ATGCTCACCCGCCTGCGCGAAATAGTCGAAAAGGTGGCCAGTGCTCCGCGTCTGAATGAAGCGCTGAATATTCTGGTTACCGACATCTGTCTTGCGATGGATACAGAGGTCTGCTCGGTCTATCTGGCCGATCACGACCGACGTTGTTATTACCTCATGGCGACCCGGGGGCTCAAAAAACCACGTGGTCGCACTGTTGCACTCGCGTTTGATGAAGGTATCGTCGGCCTGGTTGGCAGGCTGGCGGAACCGATCAACCTCGCTGATGCGCAAAAACACCCCAGCTTTAAATATATTCCTTCGGTCAAAGAAGAGCGTTTCCGCGCATTCTTAGGCGTACCGATCATTCAGCGCCGCCAGTTACTAGGCGTGCTGGTCGTTCAGCAGCGCGAGTTGCGCCAGTATGATGAAAGCGAAGAGTCTTTCCTCGTCACGCTCGCCACGCAAATGGCCGCCATTCTTTCTCAATCGCAGTTAACCGCGTTGTTCGGGCAATATCGCCAGACGCGTATCCGTGCGCTGCCTGCAGCACCCGGCGTCGCGATTGCAGAAGGCTGGCAGGATGCCACGCTGCCGTTAATGGAGCAGGTCTACCAGGCTTCAACGCTGGATCCTGCCCTTGAGCGTGAACGACTGACCGGCGCGCTGGAAGAAGCGGCGAGCGAATTTCGTCGCTACAGCAAGCGTTTTACCGCCGGGGCACAAAAAGAAACCGCGGCGATCTTCGATCTCTACTCGCACTTGCTTTCCGATACCCGCCTGCGCCGTGAGCTGTTTGCTGAAGTGGATAAGGGGTCGGTGGCCGAGTGGGCTGTTAAAACGATCATCGAAAAGTTTGCCGAACAGTTCGCTGCGCTAAGCGATAGCTATCTGAAAGAGCGCGCCGGAGACTTACGCGCGCTTGGTCAACGTCTGTTGTTCCATCTTGACGACTCGATCCAGGGGCCAAACGCCTGGCCGGAACGCTTCGTTCTGGTGGCCGACGAACTCTCAGCCACTACGCTTGCGGAGCTTCCGCAGGATCGGCTGGTGGGTGTCGTCGTCAGGGATGGCGCCGCCAACTCCCATGCAGCGATTATGGTTCGTGCGCTGGGTATCCCCACCGTGATGGGCGCCGATATCCAGCCGTCAGTGTTACATCGCCGTACGCTGGTGGTGGACGGTTATCGTGGCGAACTGCTGGTCGATCCTGAACCTGTATTGATTCAGGAATATCAGCGTCTTATCAGCGAAGAAATTGAACTGAGCCGTCTGGCGGAAGATGACGTTAATCAGCCCGCGCAGCTGAAAAGCGGCGAGCGCGTAAAGGTGATGCTTAATGCAGGGCTTAGCCCGGAACATGAAGAGAAGTTGGGAAGTCGGATCGACGGCATAGGGCTGTATCGCACCGAAATCCCGTTCATGTTGCAAAGCGGTTTTCCGTCTGAGGAAGAGCAGGTTGCGCAGTATCAGGGCATGCTGCAGATGTTTAACGATAAACCCGTCACGCTGCGAACGCTGGATGTCGGGGCGGATAAACAACTGCCTTACATGCCGATAAGCGAAGAGAACCCTTGTCTGGGATGGCGCGGGATCCGTATTACGCTCGATCAGCCGGAGATCTTTTTGATCCAGGTGCGCGCGATGCTGCGTGCAAATGCCGCAACCGGCAACCTGAGCATTCTGCTGCCGATGGTGACCAGTATTGATGAAGTGGACGAAGCGCGGCGTTTGATTGAGCGCGCCGGACGCGAAGTGGAAGAGATGATCGGTTATGCGATCCCGAAACCGCGTATCGGCATCATGCTGGAAGTCCCCTCAATGGTCTTCATGCTGCCCCATCTGGCGAACCGGATCGATTTTATCTCGGTCGGGACGAACGATCTTACCCAATACATTTTGGCCGTCGATCGTAACAATACGCGGGTAGCCAGCATTTACGACAGCCTGCATCCGGGGATGTTACGTGCGTTGGCGATGATTGCGCAGGAAGCCGAGAAAAGCGGTATCGATTTGCGTTTGTGCGGTGAAATGGCAGGCGATCCTATGTGCGTCACCATTCTTATCGGTCTGGGTTTTCGTCATTTGTCGATGAACGGGCGTTCGGTGGCGCGTGTGAAATACCTGCTGCGGCATATCGACTTTAACGAAGCCCAAACGCTGGCACAGCGTAGCCTGGAGGCGCAGTTAGCGACAGAAGTGCGTCATCAGGTAGCGGCGTTTATGGAGCGTCGTGGCATGGGTGGGTTAATACGCGGGGGATTGTGA
- the rppH gene encoding RNA pyrophosphohydrolase produces MIDDDGYRPNVGIVICNRQGQVMWARRFGQHSWQFPQGGINPGETAEQAMYRELFEEVGLSRKDVRILASTRNWLRYKLPKRLVRWDTKPVCIGQKQKWFLLQLISSDAEINMQTCSTPEFDGWRWVSYWYPVRQVVSFKRDVYRRVMKEFASVVMALQESTPKPQSAPAYRRKRG; encoded by the coding sequence GTGATTGATGACGATGGCTACCGCCCGAATGTAGGGATAGTAATTTGTAACCGCCAGGGGCAGGTCATGTGGGCCCGGCGATTTGGTCAGCACTCCTGGCAATTTCCACAAGGTGGGATCAATCCAGGAGAGACAGCAGAACAGGCGATGTACCGGGAACTCTTCGAAGAAGTGGGTCTCAGTCGTAAAGATGTACGGATCCTTGCTTCTACTCGTAACTGGTTGCGTTACAAGTTACCGAAACGTTTGGTGCGTTGGGACACGAAGCCGGTTTGTATCGGCCAGAAACAAAAGTGGTTTCTACTGCAATTGATCAGCAGTGATGCCGAAATCAATATGCAAACCTGTAGTACACCTGAGTTTGATGGCTGGCGCTGGGTGAGTTACTGGTATCCGGTTCGACAGGTGGTGTCATTTAAACGCGATGTCTATCGCAGGGTGATGAAAGAATTCGCAAGTGTTGTCATGGCGCTTCAGGAAAGTACCCCGAAGCCGCAGAGCGCACCTGCGTACAGACGTAAAAGAGGTTAA